From the genome of Pseudosulfitobacter sp. DSM 107133, one region includes:
- a CDS encoding DUF2160 domain-containing protein has translation MDWMAWTWPTAIFFMVIASLLVTFTVLAIKFPETPRRGVLGMETTRGDRLFITLLGSAFINLGWLGLVGAAQPYAMIVCLIYAAAVFRWV, from the coding sequence ATGGACTGGATGGCTTGGACATGGCCGACCGCGATCTTCTTTATGGTCATCGCGTCGCTGCTGGTCACCTTTACGGTGCTGGCGATCAAATTCCCCGAAACGCCGCGCCGCGGCGTGCTGGGGATGGAAACCACGCGCGGGGACCGTTTGTTTATCACGCTTCTGGGCAGTGCCTTTATCAACCTCGGCTGGCTGGGGTTGGTGGGGGCAGCGCAGCCCTATGCGATGATTGTCTGTCTGATCTACGCCGCAGCGGTGTTTCGCTGGGTGTAA
- a CDS encoding ABC transporter substrate-binding protein has product MNLSLKSSTAVVVALGLLGSPAFADMEAAKAFLDAEIGDVSTLSRADQEAEMQFFVDAAKPYEGMEIKVVSETITTHEYESQVLAPAFTAITGIKVTHDLIGEGDVVEKLQTQMQSGENIYDAYINDSDLIGTHWRYKQVRNLTDWMANEGKDVTLPTLDLDDFIGTSFTTGPDGKLYQLPTQQFANLYWFRYDWFNDEKNMADFKEKYGYDLGVPVNWSAYEDIAEFFTGRDLSHMDVSGEVFGNMDYGKKDPSLGWRYTDAWMSMAGMGDVGEPNGLPVDEWGIRVNEQSQPTGSCVTRGGATNSPAAVYAVTKAIEWLQKYSPPAAAGMTFSEAGPIPAQGNVAQQMFWYTAFTADTVKPGLPVMNEDGTPKWRMAPSPHGAYWKEGQKIGYQDAGSWTLMESTPVDRAQAAWLYAQFVVSKTVDLKKSDVGLTFIRESTIDSEHFTERAPRLGGLVEFYRSPARVAWSPTGTNVPDYPKLAQLWWQNIGDAMSGAKTPQQALDALCADQEKVLQRLERAGVQGDLGPKLNPEESAEYWFEQPGAPYPKLANEDEEPKTVAYDELIKSWE; this is encoded by the coding sequence ATGAATTTATCACTGAAATCCTCAACGGCCGTGGTCGTTGCGCTGGGACTGCTTGGCAGCCCGGCCTTTGCCGACATGGAGGCCGCCAAGGCGTTCCTCGATGCCGAGATCGGCGATGTCTCGACCCTGTCGCGCGCCGATCAGGAAGCCGAGATGCAGTTCTTTGTCGACGCTGCCAAGCCCTATGAGGGCATGGAGATCAAGGTCGTCTCGGAAACCATCACCACGCATGAATACGAAAGCCAGGTGCTGGCGCCTGCCTTCACCGCGATCACCGGCATCAAGGTCACCCATGACCTGATCGGCGAAGGCGACGTTGTCGAAAAGCTGCAAACACAAATGCAGTCTGGCGAAAACATCTATGACGCCTATATCAACGACAGCGACCTGATCGGCACCCACTGGCGCTACAAGCAGGTGCGCAACCTGACCGACTGGATGGCGAACGAAGGCAAGGACGTGACCCTGCCCACGCTGGATCTGGACGATTTCATCGGCACGTCGTTCACCACCGGCCCCGATGGCAAGCTGTACCAGCTGCCGACCCAGCAGTTCGCGAACCTCTATTGGTTCCGCTATGACTGGTTCAACGACGAAAAGAACATGGCCGATTTCAAAGAGAAATACGGCTATGATCTGGGCGTTCCGGTCAACTGGTCGGCCTATGAGGACATTGCCGAATTCTTCACCGGTCGTGACCTCAGCCACATGGATGTCTCGGGCGAAGTCTTTGGCAACATGGACTACGGCAAGAAAGACCCCAGCCTGGGCTGGCGTTACACCGATGCGTGGATGTCGATGGCCGGCATGGGCGATGTGGGTGAACCAAACGGTCTGCCCGTCGATGAATGGGGCATTCGCGTCAACGAACAATCCCAGCCCACAGGCTCGTGCGTGACACGCGGCGGTGCCACCAACTCGCCCGCTGCCGTCTATGCGGTGACCAAGGCAATCGAATGGCTGCAAAAATACTCGCCACCCGCCGCGGCCGGCATGACCTTCTCCGAAGCGGGCCCGATCCCCGCGCAGGGCAACGTCGCGCAACAGATGTTCTGGTACACCGCCTTTACCGCCGACACGGTGAAACCCGGTCTGCCCGTGATGAACGAAGACGGCACGCCCAAATGGCGCATGGCCCCTTCGCCCCACGGTGCCTATTGGAAAGAGGGCCAGAAGATCGGCTATCAGGACGCAGGCAGCTGGACGCTGATGGAATCGACCCCCGTGGACCGCGCACAGGCCGCTTGGCTTTATGCACAGTTCGTGGTGTCGAAAACGGTTGATCTCAAGAAATCGGATGTGGGCCTGACCTTTATCCGTGAATCGACCATCGACAGCGAACACTTCACCGAGCGCGCACCGCGTCTGGGTGGTTTGGTCGAATTCTACCGCTCGCCCGCGCGTGTGGCATGGTCGCCAACGGGTACAAACGTGCCGGATTACCCCAAGCTGGCCCAACTGTGGTGGCAGAACATCGGCGACGCCATGTCCGGTGCGAAAACACCCCAGCAGGCTTTGGATGCGCTTTGCGCCGATCAGGAAAAAGTGCTTCAGCGTCTGGAACGTGCCGGCGTGCAGGGCGATCTTGGTCCCAAGCTGAACCCGGAGGAAAGCGCCGAATACTGGTTCGAACAGCCCGGTGCACCTTATCCCAAGCTGGCAAACGAGGACGAAGAGCCCAAGACCGTCGCTTATGACGAGCTGATCAAATCCTGGGAATAA
- the glpK gene encoding glycerol kinase GlpK, producing the protein MKYILSIDQGTTSSRAILFDETLNLKATSQEEFPQIFPKSGWVEHDPSDLWSTTAGTCRAVIERAGIDAQDIISIGITNQRETTVVWDKKTGKPVYNAIVWQDRRTADFCKSLRDAGHADMVADRTGLLLDPYFSATKVKWILDNVDGARAAAQAGDLLFGTVDCYLIWKLTGGEVHATDATNAARTMLYDIRKGRWSQTICDLMGVPMSMLPDVRDSAADFGTTRADLFGRPIPILGVAGDQQAATIGQACFEPGMMKSTYGTGCFALLNTGDTPVRSNNRLLTTIAYQLDGKPTYALEGSIFVAGAVVQWLRDGLKIIREASQTQPLAENADPAQDVILVPAFTGLGAPYWNPDCRGAIFGLSRNSGPEELAKAALESVGYQTRDLLEAMYADWADDTGRGVLRVDGGMSASDWAMQFLSDIIGAPVDRPRVLETTALGAAWLAGMQADALPDQKAFGRQWALDRQFTPTLCEEARATKYANWKRAVDSTLRY; encoded by the coding sequence ATGAAATACATCCTGTCGATCGACCAAGGCACCACATCCAGCCGTGCCATCCTGTTTGACGAAACCCTGAACCTCAAAGCGACCTCGCAAGAGGAATTCCCCCAGATTTTCCCCAAATCCGGCTGGGTCGAACACGATCCCTCCGACTTGTGGAGCACCACCGCAGGCACCTGCCGCGCCGTGATCGAACGCGCAGGCATTGACGCGCAGGACATCATTTCCATCGGTATCACCAACCAGCGCGAAACCACTGTTGTGTGGGACAAGAAGACTGGCAAGCCGGTCTATAACGCGATTGTCTGGCAGGACCGGCGCACCGCCGATTTCTGCAAATCCCTGCGTGATGCGGGCCACGCCGACATGGTGGCCGACCGCACCGGCCTGCTGCTGGACCCGTATTTTTCCGCGACCAAGGTCAAATGGATCCTCGACAACGTCGACGGCGCGCGCGCCGCCGCACAGGCGGGCGATCTGCTGTTCGGCACTGTCGATTGCTATCTGATCTGGAAGCTGACAGGCGGCGAGGTGCACGCCACCGACGCCACCAACGCCGCGCGCACCATGCTCTATGACATCCGCAAGGGACGCTGGAGCCAGACCATCTGTGACCTGATGGGCGTGCCCATGTCGATGCTGCCGGATGTGCGTGACAGCGCCGCCGATTTCGGCACCACCCGCGCCGATCTGTTTGGCCGCCCGATCCCCATTCTGGGCGTGGCGGGCGACCAGCAGGCCGCGACCATCGGTCAGGCGTGTTTTGAACCCGGCATGATGAAATCGACCTATGGCACCGGCTGCTTTGCCTTGCTGAACACGGGCGACACGCCGGTACGCTCGAACAACCGGTTGCTGACGACGATTGCCTATCAACTGGACGGCAAGCCGACCTATGCGCTGGAAGGGTCGATTTTTGTGGCCGGCGCCGTGGTGCAATGGCTGCGCGACGGGCTGAAGATCATCCGCGAGGCGTCGCAGACGCAACCGCTGGCCGAAAACGCCGACCCCGCGCAGGACGTGATCCTTGTGCCCGCCTTTACCGGCCTTGGCGCGCCCTACTGGAACCCCGATTGCCGTGGCGCGATCTTTGGCCTGTCGCGCAATTCCGGCCCCGAGGAGCTGGCCAAGGCGGCGCTGGAAAGCGTTGGCTACCAGACCCGCGATCTTCTCGAAGCGATGTATGCCGACTGGGCCGATGATACGGGCCGTGGGGTGCTGCGCGTTGACGGCGGGATGAGCGCGTCGGATTGGGCGATGCAATTCCTGTCGGACATCATCGGCGCACCGGTGGACCGGCCCAGGGTTCTGGAAACCACCGCCTTGGGCGCTGCGTGGCTGGCCGGTATGCAGGCCGACGCGCTGCCCGATCAAAAGGCATTCGGCCGGCAATGGGCGCTGGACCGACAGTTCACGCCAACACTGTGCGAAGAGGCCCGCGCCACCAAATACGCGAATTGGAAACGCGCCGTCGACAGCACGCTGCGGTATTGA